In Blastopirellula marina, the following proteins share a genomic window:
- a CDS encoding DUF4340 domain-containing protein, producing the protein MSEAVKTLIFLAVAVVMGGLAYVSRPAPATSTPEEEVNQPLFPEFTDPLQAESMQVTRFDSDRGQIRRFEVANTKEGWQIKTKGGYPANATQHMTKAANSLVDLKVLRIVSDLPGQQAEYGVVEPNANAISAADEGVGQMVTINGKSDKKLANLIIGAADKEDPQLHYVRVPGRDRIYLVRLDPTVFSTEFSDWIDKDLLQLNPFDVTSLRFRNYTTQAANNRLTVLPQMDATVAFNAERSDWRLLSLQETAPNDPTQLTAAELPASDKLNVEKLDEIRNSLDDLTIVDVYRKPEQLAEALKKGEGVKEFNQEDLPALFANGFFGYTLPGETEPKLIGMNGELVIETQDAIRYRLLFGLESLGGDDKNQKQQFLFVQTELVDEMLPPPMLQEVPEIKEGEDQDIEAQAKARERILQENDAAMIAYREKKNIATQKIFELNTRFADWYYVVKAEDVAKILLKRDQLGTPINQPTNQPSGAPGRVFPGGPGMGMMRPPAAQQPAAQPMLQPEATDKPNDKEAPKEEPPAEEKPADAPVEPMKPAEVKAEPAVEEKPAATEETPDAAAEGDKPAEDSGQ; encoded by the coding sequence ATGAGTGAAGCCGTTAAAACGTTGATCTTTCTGGCCGTGGCTGTCGTCATGGGAGGCCTGGCGTACGTCTCGCGTCCCGCACCGGCAACCAGCACTCCGGAAGAGGAAGTCAACCAGCCTCTCTTCCCTGAGTTCACCGACCCGCTGCAAGCCGAATCGATGCAAGTTACCCGCTTCGATTCCGACCGTGGCCAGATCCGCCGCTTTGAGGTCGCGAACACCAAGGAAGGCTGGCAGATCAAAACCAAGGGTGGCTACCCGGCCAACGCAACACAGCACATGACCAAAGCTGCCAACAGTCTGGTCGACTTGAAGGTGCTTCGCATTGTCAGCGATCTTCCTGGCCAGCAAGCCGAATATGGAGTCGTTGAACCCAATGCCAACGCCATTTCGGCGGCCGATGAAGGAGTAGGCCAGATGGTGACCATCAATGGCAAAAGCGATAAGAAGCTGGCAAATTTGATTATTGGTGCGGCCGACAAGGAAGATCCACAATTACATTACGTTCGCGTCCCGGGGCGTGATCGAATCTATCTGGTGCGTCTGGACCCAACGGTCTTTTCGACCGAGTTTTCCGACTGGATCGACAAAGACTTGCTGCAGCTCAACCCGTTTGATGTGACTTCGCTTCGCTTCCGCAACTACACGACCCAAGCTGCGAACAATCGCCTGACGGTCTTGCCGCAGATGGACGCCACGGTGGCTTTCAATGCCGAACGCAGCGACTGGCGTCTTCTCAGCCTGCAAGAGACTGCACCCAACGATCCTACCCAGTTGACCGCTGCCGAGTTGCCAGCTAGCGATAAGCTGAACGTTGAAAAACTAGACGAGATTCGCAATTCGCTCGACGACTTGACGATCGTCGACGTCTACCGCAAGCCAGAGCAGCTCGCCGAAGCGCTCAAAAAAGGGGAAGGGGTCAAAGAGTTCAACCAAGAAGACCTTCCCGCCTTGTTCGCCAACGGTTTCTTCGGATACACCTTGCCAGGAGAAACCGAACCGAAGCTGATCGGCATGAACGGAGAACTGGTTATCGAGACCCAAGATGCGATTCGCTACCGACTCTTGTTCGGTCTGGAGAGCCTGGGTGGTGACGACAAAAACCAGAAGCAGCAGTTCCTGTTCGTGCAAACGGAACTGGTCGACGAAATGCTCCCTCCACCGATGCTGCAAGAGGTTCCGGAAATCAAAGAAGGAGAAGACCAGGACATCGAAGCGCAAGCCAAGGCTCGCGAAAGGATCCTTCAAGAGAACGATGCCGCGATGATCGCCTATCGCGAAAAAAAGAACATCGCGACTCAAAAGATCTTCGAGCTCAACACTCGCTTTGCCGACTGGTACTACGTCGTCAAGGCAGAAGATGTCGCGAAGATTCTGCTCAAACGCGATCAACTGGGCACGCCAATCAATCAACCCACCAACCAACCCAGCGGAGCCCCAGGCCGCGTCTTCCCAGGCGGGCCAGGCATGGGCATGATGCGACCACCAGCGGCACAGCAACCGGCAGCTCAGCCGATGCTCCAACCGGAAGCCACCGACAAGCCAAATGATAAGGAAGCACCCAAGGAAGAGCCCCCCGCAGAAGAAAAGCCTGCGGACGCTCCGGTCGAGCCTATGAAACCAGCCGAAGTGAAGGCCGAGCCAGCAGTTGAAGAGAAACCAG